Part of the Porites lutea chromosome 14, jaPorLute2.1, whole genome shotgun sequence genome, aaacaCGCCATTTGCTTCAATAGAGTACCATAAAAaagtgaataattattttagattTTAATCTTAAGAATTGCTGGTTTAAAAGTCgcaaaaaagagagaaaaagccCCAGTCATGTCCTGACAATCCATTTTTGGCGTGCATATGAATTAAGTTcgtgtttcaattcagattccAAACACTTTTAGTGGcgaaatttgcttcagcctGTTACGTTGTAATAAATGGATGAAGGAGGAGCTTGGTTTCAACAGAGCATTATTAAAGCAAGGTAAAAGCTAATCTATTGTGGAATAATAAAGCTTTTCTGGAACATTCCtatcaatatttgtttattctttttgcGATGGTCCTTTAGTTAGATACCTTCTTATCAACTGGATATCAGTGCCGATATAATTTGACAACTGAAGGCTTTTAACTTATTCAAGTTATCTAGCAACGTATATGCTTACGTTAAAAACGTCTTCTTTCCCACATAACTCCTACGTTGTTCCACAAGCTCCCATGTTTCTCGAACGAGGTACTTTTGAGCTGCAGAAAGTTGAATTAAAGCAGcgtttttctctttaaacttCACAGACGATCCGCACCCCATGCTCTGTATTGTGACAATCAcctaaaaagggaaaaaacataACAGCTTGAATTTAGCGTGTTCAATTTCAGTCGAGCAATCAACTTTCCTTCTTGTAAGCAACAATTCAATGTACTAATATTTACGAGAAAATTGTCCCTGCCTTTGTTCATAAGGGGGACTGCTCATTCAGGGATTACAGGAAAACATCTTTCACCGTGCAACGCTTTGTGCCGTTAAGTGCGCCCCTAAAAGTCATCAGTGCacttttaaataattaacatcAGAACACGCACGAACTGAACATTACTTAGCAACGTAGGTTAGGTCAGTTCATTTCCACGTATCTGGCCTCGTCACAGTTTTCAATCTTTCAACTGGTAGATGCAATTCGAAAACTCTGTATTTGTAATTTCTTAACATCCGTTTGTAGTGGCAACAGTCAGAGTACTAGCAAGGTTAGTGAGTTAATAATTCAAGTACAGTGTACCCCCGGCAGTGTACCGTCGTGTGCGATAGATTAGGTGCTGAATTTAACtgtttcttttagtttgaaCGGCTGGTTCTTGTCCTATTCAAAATTTCACCGATTCCGGCAGGCGATCGCAGTTATTAACATTTCTACTCGTTTCTGTTCAGTTCTATTTGTAAAACTTGTTTGGAGTATTTTGTCTACGCTTCTTTCGACTGGAATTaaatttcaacattttgttTCCGCTGTTTTGAAGTCGGTTCACATTTTACCAAAACTTCTTGCATTTGATGTTGCCGTCAACAATTATATTAATTTAAAGCCGCCTTAGTTTTCTTAGCTAAGTGGACTGAGTAATTGCGGGTGCGCAACACTTTCTCATTTGGTAAGCAGTCCGTTAGGCATCGAGAACAATTTCCGCTTGGGCGAATCCTCTCAGTAAACCCTGGTACAAACTGTATGGATCAGGCAGAGAGTCCTTATTTGGCCAGTTACAATATAGACTCGCGGTTTTTTCAACTTGTGAAAACAAGGCAACTTAATACCAAGGTTTAAAGTGATACGTCCAAAGAGAACTtataaattgttccaaaaaacCGCGAAATTTTACGAACGCttgtataggggggggggggggggggaggggtgagggGCACTAACCTGCCCCCCTCCCCGCACCACCATACAAAACTTCTGTAAAATTCCGCGACTGTGCATATGCGGAGCTGTATGTGTATCTCCGTTAGTTTTCGAccaatcactttcaaacttggccgGCAACCATATTGATTTTAAGGCGTTCATTCCAgccaaaagttgaaaaaacagtAGAAGGGTTTTATATCGGGTTTTGCAAaattaaaatgcttttttcgtatTGGATGAGGTTTAACCTCAAGCTGCCAAGTTCACCTAAGTGTAGGCGTATCATGTCTGGGATCCTCAATTGGATGAATGATATCTCCAAACTCATTCATAAATAAAGCAATGTTATGTCTGTGTTGAAGCTTCGTTAAATGTCACTCTCACGCGATCCAAAAGCCGCAAACATATTTGTATCaattgaaaaactaaaaataaaataatgtccATAGTTTGGTTAACCATCACTATGCAATTGTTGGATAAAACTGTTAACAATGCTTTCTGTTTGTCAATGGCTGGAATGAaaatgaatggattattgaaaGCTCATCTATCAAGTAGTCATTTTAAGAGTGAATTTTCCAGAACATTAGTTAAACACAATTCTTTGTAACATCGACatcggaaaaaaaatcaaccgTTTATATATAGCAGTATTTGTTCGTTGTGGCCAGAAAGATGACAGGAAGTTTGAAGcgaatttaaacaaaatttaaacaaaaaaaaatgaaatatgttAATTTTCGACGAATAAAACTGTCAGAAAACTGTTAGAAGAAGGAacatatttgtttaaaaatatgtaaAGTTTTTAAGGTTAATCTGAACCGTTGCCACTTTTGTTCAATGAAAGTCATTCTTCCATCTCGGTTTAGTTTTGTTCTCATATACGTGATATTTGTAGTAATTTAGAGTTTCctgtaaatgtttttttaatcaatCCTAAAAATAACCCAGAAAACATCTGTTCTGTACCGTAAGCGccatgcaaataaaactgaatttcatCTACATCGACCAATATGTACCCTCTCAACGGGGATTTCCGAAtccattttgaaaagaaaacaaacttgtcTGCTACTAGCCCGCTTGGGCAAGGTTAGCGCTGTTAGTTGACTTGTGTAATTTTGCCTGTCTAATTTGCTGGGAAAGCGAATTAACAGTACTTCGCTGAGGAAGAATTCCAAGGAGTTAGGAGCGAGAGTCAAAGGTAGTGGTTCAAAGGGAAAGATATGTTAAGTGCGCGACAAATATGGTACAGCTGTATATCGATGTCATAAACCTAGTTTACATATGTTAGTGAGCCACCTTTCATGAATAGACTCAATACATATTTTCTTGTCTTACGCAGAGCTGAGAGTCAACGAATCGCTCCCTTAGCAACTTTGTTATATCATGGGATGTGCGTCCTCCATGGGTCATAAAGCAGTTCACATTTCCTTGCCTCTTTCTGAGACTCAGAAATCGCTGGTGAGAGAAACGTGGGAAACGGTCGATCAGCATAAAAACAGCGTCGGAAAGAAGATGTTTCTAAGGTAACCTGCGTTTAAATTTTGAGTTGGATTTAATCTCGAGACTTATCGCGAGCATGTTTTATCTCAGTGCAGTTCGTATAGATCTGCATTGTGTATTTGTGTCCCTGTGCTATGAGACGATTTCGCTGTAAATaaagttcagttttattttttccaaaaaaacctTACATCCTACACCGATTTTCTCCGTTTGTCGTTTCCTAAAAAATCTATAGGTTCCTCAtgtcgttctttttttttttttacagtaccACAGAGCATTGTAAAAACAATGAACACTGATGTTAAGTGCATGCAAAGCCGTTGTGTTGTATTAATTTAATGCCTTTGCCCATAGTCCTTCTGTTGCTAGTCGTCGCTGGCTTGGAATCTACATTAAGTCAGTCTTTAAAACACGAATGCATAATTTGCTTTTCCCTTCCTATCGCTTATCTAGAAATGCAAAGCGTTAGCGATGCTTCTTGCTTATTCTATAATAAATgacgacaatggtgtattttAGATTCACAAAATTAACACAATCGGACGTTCTACTTTATCTAGAGGGAGACCGTCTTGTAGTCAATGTAGACTTGTAAATAGGACGTCGAAAAATTTCctgttgatttttttccaccCTTAAGTGTTGGAAGAACCGTGGCCTATAAAGATATCCTTGCCACCTGAAATCAATTGTACCTGTTACAAGAAATCGGCTATATGTGTACACTTAAATTCCAGATTCCTTTGTAATTTACGGGTTTCTTAAGTAGTGcagattatcatttttttcgTCGATTTTATCTTCTAATTCCCGGCCagtgttactttttttaaatgtttttactCGAATTTCAGGTTTTATTTGAACAGTAAACAGGCAAATAGGGAAAATTCGAGAGAACAGGATCGTAAAAGCACTGATACCAGGTGTCAAAAACTTGCTCAACGGTTTAGCATTCATTGATATCAAGCTTTCACGTTAAGCCTATGACGAGTTATATATATTATGTAGAAAACCGGGTCTGATTTTGCCGGAACCAGCCGTGGAAACATATTAAACGGAACATTTTGCGTTTTGACACATTTCAAGAACGACGGCAACAAATAAAGATGGCCAAGCTCTGAAACGTTTTTACGTAGCAGACGGTGTAGTTTTAGGTAGAGATTTTACACAAGTTTCTCATCGTGAGATATTGAAAGATATTTTGTACTGCGTTCAAGTACCGCCACGAAATCAGCTCAGTTAACGAAACACGACTTGGGATGAAATTTTGAAAGCTTTGGCTTCCGTCCACAAAGTCAAAAGTAGATATGATCATgcatgtatttttaaaatgtctccACTCTGTGACTTGCTCTGGAAATTGAAGGTGGTGACACAACACTTAATTGAATGAAAGAAACGAAAATAGTGACTAAAACTGAGTATTTTTGGCGGCATATTTCGAGAACGACAGAAAGCAAATTAATATTTCTAAACAAACGTTGGTACGTAACGAGTCGAGAGGTTACATGAAGAAAGCAATAAAATATACGGAACGTTTAACCAGCCAAAAGTAATTTAGGAACATCCAGGAGTTTTCTAACCGGTAGCTTAAATGTTTTTCCTTTACTAATATCCTTAGCTGGTGCTAAGAAAGTCCatattgaaattaaaaagtCGCCTAAATTGtcttttaaaatatcaaaattaattaaatatacaaaacaacaactaaagGCTTTTGTTGGCTTTCATTTTAAATTGTCATACTTCAAATGGACTACGCTTTTAAGATTTATATTTATCTTCTATAGTTTATTCTTATAATTTTTGAAGAAGAGTGCAAAAAAGCGTTGGAAGCGAATATTTTTACTAAGATTGCTTGAGATCCCTCTGAGCCTTTTTTCAACAGAAAGAtataaatttaatttcaaaattctacTTTTAATTAACTAATAGGCAACGAAAAAAAGCACCTTGCCTTCGTCAATAAGTTTAAGGGAAACGTAATAAAATACGCCAAAGTGAAAAATATTACCTCCTGTCAAGTTGTGGTAATGCTTTCGGGAGAGTTTACGCTTTTATTTCGTAATTCAATTTTCTTCACATTAACATAACATAGATAGACCAGTACAACATCTATTTTCAAAAACTCGAATTTGTGGATCATCGATCCAATTAACTACTACAGCCTCTCTCACCAGTCTTTGTCATTTTCATGAATACAACACTTTTAACTTAAGAGGGGAATAATAAGCCTGCCAGGTAAAAGCCACTGTCATCACCTGTTGTTAATCTTTTGATTTGATGTCATTTGCATTTAAAACTTTGCTAGAATGGATGAGCTGTGTTATgagtagggagtttaagataccactaCGAGgacggccacgaaaacgtcgcttaaaaagtggatttgcgttctttcaatctttatCACGATTACTCCAtttcatttactttgtcaaatgtaagcGAACTCTTTTTGAGCCGCTAATTCCTAAGAatcatattcaagttcagaaatagaaagaaaattaagcagtcgcttgtttacgtcctccataaaacgtgaaattaggttTTTGtcccgtcgtagtcgtgcagtaacgacaaagaaatgtacaaaaaagagtgatgcacgtgcagagttgttgttttgcctatttaacctattgcttttttgacgttcccgttgttGTCGCCGTCGTGGCATCTTAAAGTCCCGAGTAGCGTTTATTCTGAGCAAGACAATGGTCCAATGTGGGTGACCTTCTTTCCTCTAAATAAATTTTCCGTGGGGCATAAATATGGAAACGTGAAAATAATTTAAGGAAGCGACCTTGACGTCGAGTGACAGCTGTTGATTCCACGACAAACCATCCAATCAGAAGCGTAGCTTCAAACATTTCCCGCCTAAAAGACACACTATACACATGGCAGCTACCGCGGTAAACCACCTTCATTTTGACTGTTTTCACTTGGTCAGTGTGTATCACCTACAATTAAAAACTCCGTGCCACGATATGTATATTTACCATTTACGAAATCAGTTGATAGCAATTTGCGCGAGTTTTTGAATGCATATGGATCTCGTAAATCGCAGTATATTTGGCCATTCGCTGTTTTGAGCCAGGGGTCAAGATGGCGTACCGTTTCGAGAGGACAGTTTCGGAAGACGACATTTTAGCGACAACTGAAGCAGCTGTAccaacaaatataaaaaaagtgacaaaatatggCTGGTAgaatataatttattttctagatgtgcaaaaaaggaaaaaaacctaAACGTTCACCCGACATATCCAAGCCGGAAGCAATGTCAATTTCACGTAAACAAAAGCTGTCACTAAGCGAcgtcttttattttcaaaaattacaTTCTTAGtcttatccaactgatttggtgaaAACTAAAACAACTACCTCTCTCATTGTTGGTGCATAGCACTAAATATATATCTTAGAACTTTTGCGCCTCGGTATATAACCACCCCCATCCACCTCCCGCTAGAGGAACAGTTGAAAAGTACCGCGGAGGACCGCTTTTCCTACACTTTTTGTAACAATTTCTCTGTATGTTCCGAACTTTTAGATTCTTTGAGCTAAACCCTGATTACCAAAAGCTGTTTCCAGAATTCAAAGGAATGGAGGCATCAGAACTCGAGAAGACTACAGCGCTGTACGGTCATGCGAAAAGAGTTATGAAAGCTGTCGAAAATGCAGTCACCTCATTGGATGACGCGTTCAGCTTTGCTGGTTACCTCGAAGAACTGGGAAGGAGACACAAGACTCGAGCATTAAAACCAGCCCATCTTGATGTAAGAAACACTGAATAGTAACTATCTAAGTGGGCACCTTCCAAGAATAGCGAAAGTGAATGCTTCATGTTTACCATGAATAAGCATCATTAAATACTAAACTGAATATTTAAGTTTTCAGTGAGTAAATATTTGACTCTTAGAAAACGAGATTGAGTAGTCTAATCTTTTCACATTTCAAGTTGTGTAcgaaaatacagtaaaacctcGAAAattcgaactcggataactgcCCGCCGGAAtcccccgctaactcgaactaaatttcctttccattgatcaaaatttcactgaacttttttttcgttttccttcaGAGTTCGAGATACCGGGTTCTACTGTATACAAAGAACAAGTCTTCGTTTACACAATTTAAATTTACAAACTTCTTTTACTGGTCAAAAATAAACAACCaagtttttacaaataattgtGTCTAATATAAAGTACCTAACTTCCTACTTACATTTCTGGACATAGTGCTTGAATGGTAACAGCATATGATTTCATACAACGTGGGGGAAAAAAAAGCCAGGGACGAGAttagatttcatccacagattcatAAGTTAAAACGGCAAATCACCTCACCTTATCTCGATCAAGGAGTAAAAAATTTCAGTCTTTCCTTTACTTTCTTTCACAGGCGATGCAAGAATCACTTATGTTTACTTTGAAGGAACTACTGAATCACCAGTGGACACACGAAACAGAGGAAGCGTGGAACAAGCTTTTCCGTTTTATTTTATCGACGATGTTAAAAGGCCTTCAATCaacgtgaaaagaaaaaacttgggCTCTCCGCTCTCCTGGTCTTTGCGGAGGAGCTTTCATTTTCCACACTATATAACCCTGCGAAGATAGCCTTCCCAGTATATCACCTTTCCACAGCGGCCActtctctacaacggccactgtTTTGGCGGACAAGCCACACTCTGACCTCTCCACAATGGTTCCTTCCTTCTGTTCCCAAGGTGGCCGTTCTGCAGAGTTTCACCTGTATTcgttttatttttagaatgaaATAGTTTGTATTTGTATATATATTTAATGAATTCATTCTTGGATACCGAGTCAGTGGCGCTTTTAAAAGCGATCATTGCAAAAAAAGTTACCGGACAATTTTCTAAATCCGCCATATTGGATCCGCCATGTCAACTTGGCATTTTCTTCTTATCacaagagaaaggaaaataatcAAAACTTATCAATAACAGTAGAATAGGTCAAACAACTGAATAACGAATACGGAAGATTTTTAAATCATAtgactttaaaaaattcatgCTGCAATGGAATTGACCCGCTTTTTGGAAAAGGATATTGTTTGAGGCTATCGGCACTTACTCCAATTCCAACAAATATTTACATGATATCAGCTCTTGAAAACGGATATATTCCCGCTGTCTTCGGGAAATGAAGCATGATACACAATTCTCTTTTTTTACACAACTTGAGTTCTAACAAAGCGTCTTTAAAACATTTCTCAGACAGCAAAACATGTACATAGAACGTTTTTTCTTCAGACCTGTACGTCTGCCGTAACGTAATGTGTAATGCTTATCCTGTAAATAACCAGAACCTTGTAAATAAAATCTTTCCTTCATGTAACGAATGTCAAAAGCTGAAAGGATATGATTCAGTCATTCTGAGTTTTATTTCTTCTCGGCTTTCTTGTTATTCAGATATCCAATTGATAAAAATATACCAAACACGGAACAGGGTGTTTTATCCGATGTGGAACACTCCTAGATCTTCATCTATTTTACAGcatatcaaaaaaaaaatttcaagcaaaCTTTCGTAAGCTTTTGTCTGTGGTAACTAGGTTGCTATTTTCAAGTTATAAACAAGCTTGAAAAATATAGCTTATAGATAAACGCCAATGATGTTAACAACCAAATAAAACCTCTAAAGTAACAACGTTACATTGCCGATGCTACGATTAACACGTAAGTTTTTAATGGTATTTGAGATCTTTAGTTAtcgaaaaatgataaaaaatgaagCTCTGAgtttaaaaatggaaataatacaaTGCAAATTGATACAAGAAAGGAATTGTACGAGTGAGACTGAGAATGAACCATGATGCCCTTGAAATACTGTGTTTGAACGCACTGCGCACAagtattttgcgtttttcaacTCTTGACTGACCAATTTCCACCGAATTTACAGTAGTTGGCTAAAAAAGCCTTACCGGCAATGCTTtacatttgaaaaatatttgagGAATTTGTCGTTCCTCTTTATCTCAGCAATGGCAATCAGCTCCGGAATGAAGACATCAAACAGGTATTAAAAAGAGTTTGAATACTTAAAACTGAGAAAATACTGTATATCccaaatgaaattttaattgTTTGGTTTTGTTAATAGTTAATCCATTAAGTTCAGCTTAGTCTGGTCAAAATATATAGCGTGTTCATTGTGAATTTAACTTCTATATTTCTTCATTCCGTTGACTTCGTTTTATGgcatttcaaaaaaattaaaatgcactATTGGATCTTCATTGGAGACCATTTTTGAAAGCAGTTTTAATCAGTGAATAATCTTTGAGTCATATGAAGGCTTTGATTATTGCCAAAGGCACCGAAATACCAGATTGAGTCTATATATTAAATAAGACAGAGATCATGCACCTCCACATATGTAGTAATAAAAAAGAGGGGAAAATACgttccaagttt contains:
- the LOC140924266 gene encoding globin-1-like; the protein is MGCASSMGHKAVHISLPLSETQKSLVRETWETVDQHKNSVGKKMFLRFFELNPDYQKLFPEFKGMEASELEKTTALYGHAKRVMKAVENAVTSLDDAFSFAGYLEELGRRHKTRALKPAHLDAMQESLMFTLKELLNHQWTHETEEAWNKLFRFILSTMLKGLQST